One segment of Pseudalkalibacillus hwajinpoensis DNA contains the following:
- a CDS encoding PTS sugar transporter subunit IIA, whose protein sequence is MAKEILSTENVLLNETAATKEEAIRMAGQILVDNGYVDESYLEQMQEREKITTTYMGNSVAIPHGTEDAKKAVKHSGLSIIQLREGVDFGDGNIAKIIIGIAGKDNEHLEILSQIAIVCSEEENVEELIQAESKETLISMFNEVN, encoded by the coding sequence ATGGCAAAAGAAATTCTATCAACTGAGAACGTATTACTAAACGAAACGGCTGCAACTAAAGAAGAGGCTATCCGTATGGCTGGTCAGATCCTTGTCGACAACGGTTATGTTGATGAAAGCTATCTTGAGCAAATGCAAGAACGTGAAAAGATCACGACGACTTACATGGGCAACTCTGTTGCAATTCCTCACGGTACGGAGGATGCTAAGAAAGCTGTGAAGCATTCTGGACTATCCATCATCCAATTGCGAGAAGGCGTTGATTTCGGAGATGGAAATATTGCGAAGATTATCATTGGTATTGCTGGTAAGGATAATGAACACTTAGAGATCCTTTCTCAAATTGCCATTGTTTGTTCTGAAGAAGAAAATGTGGAAGAGTTGATTCAAGCGGAATCCAAAGAAACGTTAATCTCAATGTTTAACGAGGTGAATTAA
- a CDS encoding BglG family transcription antiterminator, with product MFISARERTILQLLLESNDYYTVKGIAQELEVSERTVHRDLVGVEDILTQYDLTLNKKAGVGVRIDGEESNRNELKSYLVDLTITEYTQQERETLILCKLLESADPIKLIGLANDLRVTVATVSHDLDKAEEWLERMQLSLIRRRGYGVQVEGTEALKRHAMSSLLASEFNDSDFFTLLKKSIQKKSQGNVLESASERLLGLVDRDKLLKVETIVDDVNNELPYMIADSAYIGLIVHLTLAVERIQKGEKIEIDEEYLSTLRNTKEFGFARIIATKLEESFSVLIPEAEIGYITMHLRGAKLRNTGDYYLEETNYPILVKTKKLIRYVDKRLNADLETNESLLEGLVTHLGPATHRVRQNMNIHNPLLTKIKADYADLFQLLEDALKDTFPGVSIPDEEVGFLVLHFGSALEGRFKHNEVNILAVCSSGIGTSKMLATRLKQELPEIQTIKSASLFELQDEDPENYDLIVSTIPLPEYEGEYIKVNPFLTEEEATRIRSTLQKKSMMKRRSTVEKPKTDKESLFFSNDEASTWFRKAELYTKTAASVVELFRVNQSEHKEVEKLLAEECMRLETLDAISHSLEVKEALLKRETISGVGIPETSLALFHTRTPEVKKPVFTIVRLMEPIQRKAMDGSFIEMDTVLLQLAPEDSSIESIEIMSYISSLIIESNESIALFSGSNQESIGLYLANKMKSHVEKQLGFKGED from the coding sequence GTGTTTATTTCAGCAAGGGAACGAACAATTCTTCAACTTCTATTAGAAAGTAATGACTATTATACGGTCAAAGGAATCGCTCAAGAACTTGAGGTAAGCGAACGAACGGTTCACCGTGATTTAGTAGGCGTAGAGGATATTCTCACTCAGTATGATTTAACCTTAAACAAGAAAGCTGGAGTAGGGGTTCGAATTGATGGTGAAGAATCCAACCGAAATGAGTTGAAAAGCTATCTAGTTGATCTAACCATTACGGAATACACGCAACAAGAAAGGGAGACGCTGATTCTATGTAAGCTATTGGAATCAGCTGATCCTATTAAGTTAATTGGTCTAGCGAATGACTTGAGAGTGACAGTTGCTACTGTCAGTCATGATTTAGACAAAGCGGAAGAATGGCTTGAAAGGATGCAGCTTTCATTAATACGAAGGCGGGGATATGGCGTGCAGGTTGAAGGGACTGAAGCCCTGAAAAGGCACGCCATGAGTTCCTTGCTTGCTTCTGAGTTTAATGATTCAGACTTTTTTACGTTGTTAAAGAAGTCTATTCAAAAGAAATCTCAAGGCAATGTTCTCGAATCTGCTTCCGAACGATTGCTAGGGTTAGTTGATCGAGATAAGCTTTTGAAAGTTGAAACAATCGTTGATGATGTAAATAATGAGTTACCTTATATGATCGCGGATAGCGCATATATTGGTTTAATTGTGCATTTGACTCTGGCTGTGGAGCGTATTCAAAAGGGTGAAAAGATCGAGATTGATGAAGAGTATTTAAGCACGCTAAGGAATACGAAAGAGTTTGGTTTTGCTAGAATAATCGCTACAAAACTTGAAGAATCGTTTAGTGTTTTAATACCTGAAGCTGAGATCGGTTATATCACCATGCATTTACGCGGAGCCAAATTAAGAAACACTGGAGACTACTATTTAGAAGAAACAAATTATCCGATTCTTGTTAAAACCAAGAAGTTAATCCGCTATGTAGATAAGCGTCTCAATGCGGATTTAGAAACGAATGAATCACTTCTAGAGGGTTTAGTGACACACCTCGGTCCTGCTACGCATCGTGTTAGGCAGAACATGAATATTCATAATCCTTTGCTTACAAAAATCAAAGCAGATTATGCTGACTTATTCCAACTGCTTGAAGATGCGCTAAAAGATACTTTTCCGGGGGTATCCATTCCTGATGAAGAAGTTGGTTTTCTCGTCCTTCACTTTGGTTCAGCCCTTGAAGGTCGCTTTAAACATAACGAAGTGAATATTCTTGCCGTATGCTCAAGTGGTATCGGGACATCCAAAATGCTGGCGACTCGATTGAAACAGGAGTTACCAGAAATCCAAACCATCAAAAGCGCTTCATTATTTGAACTGCAAGATGAAGATCCAGAGAATTATGATCTGATTGTTTCTACGATCCCTCTCCCTGAATATGAAGGAGAGTATATAAAGGTCAATCCTTTTTTAACGGAGGAAGAGGCAACACGAATTCGCTCGACTCTTCAAAAGAAGTCGATGATGAAAAGAAGAAGCACGGTCGAGAAGCCAAAGACGGATAAGGAATCCTTGTTTTTTTCAAATGATGAAGCGAGTACCTGGTTTCGTAAAGCAGAATTATATACCAAGACTGCAGCTTCAGTAGTGGAATTATTTCGAGTAAATCAATCTGAACACAAAGAGGTGGAGAAGCTTTTAGCAGAAGAGTGTATGCGTCTAGAAACACTTGATGCTATCAGCCATTCATTAGAGGTTAAAGAGGCGCTTCTGAAGCGTGAAACCATTAGTGGAGTGGGTATTCCTGAGACTTCACTTGCATTGTTTCATACGCGGACACCTGAAGTTAAGAAGCCTGTGTTTACAATTGTTCGATTAATGGAACCTATTCAGAGAAAGGCAATGGATGGTTCATTCATTGAAATGGACACCGTTCTTTTACAACTGGCACCAGAGGATTCGTCGATTGAAAGCATTGAGATCATGAGCTACATTAGTTCTCTTATCATTGAATCAAATGAAAGTATCGCGCTTTTTTCGGGGAGCAATCAAGAATCAATTGGGTTGTATCTTGCAAACAAAATGAAAAGTCATGTAGAAAAACAATTAGGATTTAAAGGAGAAGATTAA
- a CDS encoding PTS mannitol-specific transporter subunit IIBC has protein sequence MSEQNTAEKSGFKVKVQRFGSYLSSMIMPNIGAFIAWGLITALFIPDGYLPNASLAELVEPMLYYLLPLLIGYTGGKIVYGGRGGVVGATATIGVIVGADIPMFLGAMAMGPLGGYLIKKFDEAIHGKIKSGFEMLVNNFSAGIIGGALTIIASLAIGPVVLGLNKALAAGVEAIIAAGLLPLVSILIEPGKVLFLNNAINHGIFSPLGLEQAANTGKSILFLVEANPGPGLGILLAYSIVGKGTAKQSAPGAALIHFVGGIHEIYFPYILMKPALLLAAILGGMSGVFTFTLLNAGLLAPTSPGSIVSLMIMTPRGEYLSVIAGVVAATVVSFLVSAVILKRSKDSGEDISEATEKMEAMKGKKSSVSSNLKTNAEEPKEETTSSYGNIAKVVFACDAGMGSSAMGASVLRNKFKKAGLTDIEVTNTSISNLPNDADLVVTHQDLTDRAKDKLPEANHISVKNFMNSPKYDELVAELTSAGEVPVKEEVEQVEKKDINKVVFACDAGMGSSAMGASVLRNKFKKAGLQDIDVTNTAISNLPDDADLIVTHQDLTDRAKAKRPDAEHISVANFMNSPKYEELVDRLKK, from the coding sequence ATGAGTGAACAGAACACAGCAGAGAAATCTGGATTTAAAGTAAAAGTTCAGCGGTTCGGAAGTTACTTAAGCAGTATGATCATGCCAAATATTGGCGCATTTATTGCTTGGGGATTGATTACTGCTTTATTCATACCAGATGGTTATCTACCAAATGCAAGCCTTGCCGAGTTAGTAGAACCAATGCTTTACTACCTATTGCCACTCTTAATTGGTTACACTGGAGGTAAAATTGTATACGGTGGTCGAGGCGGAGTTGTTGGTGCAACGGCAACCATTGGTGTTATTGTTGGAGCAGACATTCCGATGTTCCTTGGAGCTATGGCTATGGGTCCGCTTGGGGGATATTTAATTAAGAAATTCGACGAAGCGATTCATGGCAAGATTAAATCAGGCTTTGAAATGCTCGTTAACAATTTCTCAGCTGGGATTATTGGCGGGGCATTAACTATTATTGCTTCTCTAGCAATTGGTCCAGTTGTCTTAGGATTAAACAAAGCACTTGCTGCAGGTGTAGAAGCTATTATTGCGGCAGGTCTATTACCATTAGTAAGTATTTTAATTGAACCAGGTAAAGTGCTCTTTTTAAATAATGCGATTAACCACGGGATTTTTAGCCCACTTGGACTTGAACAGGCTGCAAATACTGGTAAATCAATTCTCTTTTTGGTGGAAGCCAATCCAGGGCCAGGTTTAGGGATTCTTCTTGCCTACTCAATTGTTGGTAAGGGAACAGCAAAACAATCAGCTCCAGGAGCTGCACTGATTCATTTTGTAGGTGGAATTCACGAAATTTACTTCCCATACATCTTAATGAAACCAGCACTACTTCTTGCTGCTATTCTTGGGGGAATGAGTGGAGTGTTCACATTCACGCTTTTAAATGCAGGATTGTTAGCACCTACTTCACCAGGAAGTATCGTTTCTCTTATGATTATGACACCGCGTGGCGAGTATCTAAGTGTTATTGCAGGAGTAGTTGCGGCGACGGTAGTTTCTTTCTTAGTCTCTGCTGTAATCCTTAAACGCTCAAAAGATAGCGGAGAAGATATTTCAGAAGCGACTGAAAAAATGGAAGCAATGAAAGGGAAGAAGAGCAGCGTATCTTCTAACCTAAAAACGAATGCAGAAGAGCCAAAAGAAGAAACAACATCTTCTTATGGCAATATAGCCAAAGTAGTCTTTGCATGTGATGCTGGAATGGGATCAAGTGCAATGGGGGCATCCGTACTACGTAATAAATTCAAAAAAGCTGGGTTAACAGACATTGAAGTAACAAATACTTCGATTAGCAATTTACCTAATGATGCAGATCTAGTTGTGACTCATCAAGATTTAACCGATCGTGCAAAGGATAAGCTTCCAGAAGCGAATCACATCTCGGTTAAAAACTTTATGAACAGTCCAAAATATGATGAACTTGTTGCTGAGTTAACTTCCGCAGGTGAAGTGCCAGTGAAAGAAGAAGTAGAGCAAGTTGAGAAGAAAGATATTAATAAAGTAGTGTTTGCATGTGATGCTGGAATGGGATCAAGTGCAATGGGCGCATCAGTCCTTCGCAATAAGTTCAAGAAAGCTGGACTTCAAGACATTGATGTGACAAATACGGCTATTAGTAACTTACCAGATGATGCCGACTTAATCGTAACGCACCAGGACTTAACAGATCGAGCAAAAGCAAAACGTCCTGATGCTGAGCATATCTCAGTGGCAAACTTTATGAATAGCCCGAAATACGAAGAGCTTGTTGATAGACTTAAAAAGTAG